A DNA window from Actinomadura coerulea contains the following coding sequences:
- a CDS encoding MarR family winged helix-turn-helix transcriptional regulator, whose translation MSVELQELARAVRQAHHRQHRALDSRLAAAGTTPAQWDGLRAIGRAPGASARALAAETFQSEQAFGTLAGRLAAQGLIDRRPGRNRSVEHHLTPAGEKLLATGRQIVDEVLAELFAPLPEDDRAALLALLLRLS comes from the coding sequence ATGTCCGTCGAACTGCAGGAACTCGCGAGAGCGGTCAGGCAGGCCCACCACCGGCAGCACCGTGCGCTCGACAGCCGCCTCGCCGCCGCCGGCACCACGCCCGCGCAGTGGGACGGCCTGCGCGCGATCGGCCGCGCTCCCGGGGCGTCCGCCCGCGCCCTGGCGGCGGAGACGTTCCAGAGCGAGCAGGCGTTCGGGACGCTCGCCGGACGCCTGGCCGCCCAGGGGCTGATCGACCGGCGCCCGGGCCGGAACCGCAGCGTCGAGCACCACCTCACCCCCGCCGGTGAGAAGCTCCTCGCCACCGGCCGGCAGATCGTCGACGAGGTCCTCGCCGAGCTCTTCGCGCCCCTGCCCGAGGACGACCGCGCGGCCCTCCTCGCCCTGCTGCTGCGC
- a CDS encoding TetR/AcrR family transcriptional regulator, with protein sequence MTEIRTPLRRRPAQRRSAERVQRMLDACAEILDEDGYDGLTTTRIAQRAEVAIGSVYQFFPDKRAVAQALALRNLEEFGDRISARLSAGRFGDWSDTVGAIIEIFVEMHRTVPGFRVLRFGDVADVNLLDSDADNNAVVADRLRRMIVDTFGVQDTPGLATALAISVEAGDAVLKMAFRRSPEGDPRIVAEAERLIHGYLAAHIQES encoded by the coding sequence GTGACCGAGATCCGAACCCCGCTCCGCCGCCGTCCCGCCCAGCGCCGCAGCGCCGAACGCGTCCAGCGGATGCTGGACGCCTGCGCCGAGATCCTGGACGAGGACGGCTACGACGGCCTGACCACCACGCGCATCGCCCAGCGCGCCGAGGTGGCGATCGGCTCGGTGTACCAGTTCTTCCCCGACAAGCGCGCGGTCGCGCAGGCGCTCGCGCTGCGCAACCTGGAGGAGTTCGGCGACCGGATCTCGGCGCGGCTCTCCGCGGGCAGGTTCGGCGACTGGTCCGACACCGTCGGCGCGATCATCGAGATCTTCGTGGAGATGCACCGCACCGTGCCCGGCTTCCGGGTGCTGCGCTTCGGCGACGTCGCCGACGTCAACCTGCTCGACTCCGACGCCGACAACAACGCGGTGGTCGCCGACCGGCTCCGCCGGATGATCGTGGACACCTTCGGCGTCCAGGACACCCCCGGCCTCGCCACCGCGCTCGCCATCTCGGTCGAGGCCGGCGACGCCGTGCTGAAGATGGCGTTCCGGCGCAGCCCGGAGGGCGACCCGCGGATCGTCGCCGAGGCCGAGCGGCTGATCCACGGGTACCTCGCCGCGCACATCCAGGAGTCCTGA
- a CDS encoding ferritin-like domain-containing protein has product MSSHDLYATPVPTDTWNVPMAGDTRFTWEYDEGRDRLLNLYQKGKDKQWDAQKRIDWDLEVDPINIAGLPENFNPLFGSDIWDKMGQKEKDEFGRHQGSWLFSQFLHGEQGALNVSARIVQTVPDLDSKFYAATQTMDEARHVELYAKFVHEKIGMYYPINQDLAKLLAESLEDSRWDLPYLGMQVLIEGLALAAFGLYRDMSTNPLVKQLLAYVMQDEARHVAFGRLALKDYYAELTDKERAEREEFVVEGCYLMRDRFKGREVFEQLDMPVERCMEYVDNSDMYTLYQSLLFSRIVPCVRDVGLWGDKVQAAYEDMGVLDNAKADLEALMRQDEEIAEKVDEERYATELAARKGEVDEAISLGAAE; this is encoded by the coding sequence GTGAGTTCCCACGACCTCTACGCCACGCCGGTCCCGACCGACACGTGGAACGTCCCGATGGCGGGCGACACCCGCTTCACCTGGGAGTACGACGAGGGCCGCGACCGGCTGCTGAACCTGTACCAGAAGGGCAAGGACAAGCAGTGGGACGCGCAGAAGCGCATCGACTGGGACCTTGAGGTCGATCCGATCAACATCGCCGGGCTGCCGGAGAACTTCAACCCGCTGTTCGGATCCGACATCTGGGACAAGATGGGGCAGAAGGAAAAGGACGAATTCGGCCGCCACCAGGGCTCGTGGCTCTTCAGCCAGTTCCTGCACGGCGAGCAGGGCGCGCTGAACGTCTCGGCGCGCATCGTCCAGACCGTCCCCGACCTGGACTCGAAGTTCTACGCCGCCACCCAGACCATGGACGAGGCGCGGCACGTCGAGCTGTACGCGAAGTTCGTGCACGAGAAGATCGGCATGTACTACCCGATCAACCAGGACCTGGCGAAGCTGCTCGCCGAGTCGCTGGAGGACAGCCGCTGGGACCTGCCCTACCTCGGCATGCAGGTCCTGATCGAGGGCCTCGCCCTCGCCGCGTTCGGGCTGTACCGGGACATGTCGACCAACCCGCTGGTCAAGCAGCTTCTCGCGTACGTCATGCAGGACGAGGCGCGGCACGTCGCGTTCGGGCGGCTCGCGCTCAAGGACTACTACGCCGAGCTCACCGACAAGGAGCGGGCCGAGCGCGAGGAGTTCGTCGTCGAGGGCTGCTACCTGATGCGCGACCGCTTCAAGGGCCGCGAGGTCTTCGAGCAGCTCGACATGCCGGTCGAGCGGTGCATGGAGTACGTCGACAACTCCGACATGTACACCCTTTATCAGTCGCTGCTCTTCAGCCGCATCGTCCCGTGCGTCCGGGATGTGGGCCTCTGGGGCGACAAGGTGCAGGCCGCCTACGAGGACATGGGGGTCCTCGACAACGCCAAGGCCGACCTCGAAGCCCTGATGCGCCAGGACGAGGAGATCGCCGAGAAGGTCGACGAGGAGCGTTACGCGACCGAACTCGCCGCCCGCAAGGGCGAGGTCGACGAGGCCATCTCCCTCGGCGCCGCCGAGTAG
- a CDS encoding GH1 family beta-glucosidase, producing MGLPEDFRWGVATAAYQIEGAVGEDGRGPSTWDTFSHTPGRTRDGHTGDVACDHYHRWPEDVALMAGLGVDAYRFSIAWPRVQPSGSGAVNAEGLDFYDRLVDGLLAAGIAPAATLYHWDLPQPLEDAGGWMERDTAYRFAEFSYLAAERLSDRVDMWITLNEPVVVTAYGYAFGVYAPGRTLLLDALPTAHHQLLGHGLAVNALRSRGARTVGLTNHYSPAWAASPADRPAADAFDAFMNRLFTDPVLLGRYPDLMGDAPFIRSEDMSVIASPIDFLGVNYYNPTRIATPAEGPLPFDIVDITEYPTTGMGWPIVPDALLSLLRTLDSRYDLPPLYITENGCSFADEPGPGGAVDDPSRIEFMDAHIAAVRTAVDEGVDVRGYFAWSLLDNFEWAEGYHPRFGLVHVDYETQKRTPKTSYGWYRDLIASSKGR from the coding sequence ATGGGTCTTCCGGAGGACTTCCGCTGGGGCGTCGCCACCGCCGCCTACCAGATCGAGGGCGCGGTCGGGGAGGACGGGCGGGGACCGTCCACCTGGGACACGTTCTCCCACACGCCCGGACGGACCCGCGACGGCCACACCGGCGACGTCGCGTGCGACCACTACCACCGCTGGCCGGAGGACGTCGCGCTGATGGCGGGCCTCGGCGTCGACGCCTACCGGTTCTCGATCGCGTGGCCGCGCGTGCAGCCCTCCGGGAGCGGCGCCGTCAACGCCGAGGGCCTCGACTTCTACGACCGGCTGGTGGACGGCCTGCTCGCCGCCGGCATCGCGCCCGCCGCCACCCTCTACCACTGGGACCTCCCGCAGCCGCTCGAAGACGCCGGCGGCTGGATGGAGCGTGACACCGCCTACCGGTTCGCCGAATTCTCCTACCTGGCGGCCGAGCGCCTCTCCGACCGCGTCGACATGTGGATAACCCTGAACGAGCCCGTGGTCGTCACCGCCTACGGCTACGCGTTCGGGGTCTACGCCCCGGGCAGGACGCTCCTGCTCGACGCGCTGCCCACAGCCCACCACCAGCTCCTCGGCCACGGCCTCGCCGTCAACGCCCTCCGCAGCCGGGGGGCGCGCACGGTCGGGCTCACCAACCACTACTCCCCGGCCTGGGCGGCCTCCCCCGCCGACCGGCCCGCCGCCGACGCCTTCGACGCGTTCATGAACCGGCTGTTCACCGACCCCGTCCTGCTCGGCCGCTACCCCGACCTGATGGGGGACGCGCCGTTCATCCGCTCCGAGGACATGTCGGTCATCGCCTCCCCCATCGACTTCCTAGGGGTGAACTACTACAACCCCACGCGGATCGCGACCCCGGCCGAGGGCCCGCTGCCGTTCGACATCGTGGACATCACCGAGTACCCGACGACGGGGATGGGCTGGCCGATCGTGCCCGACGCCCTCCTGTCGCTGCTGCGCACCCTCGACTCCCGCTACGACCTGCCGCCGCTCTACATCACCGAGAACGGCTGCTCGTTCGCCGACGAGCCCGGTCCCGGCGGCGCCGTGGACGACCCGTCCCGCATCGAGTTCATGGACGCCCACATCGCGGCCGTGCGCACCGCCGTCGACGAGGGAGTCGACGTCCGCGGCTACTTCGCCTGGTCGCTGCTGGACAACTTCGAATGGGCGGAGGGCTACCACCCCCGCTTCGGGCTGGTCCACGTCGACTACGAGACGCAGAAGCGCACGCCGAAGACGTCCTACGGCTGGTACCGGGACCTCATCGCGTCGTCCAAGGGTCGCTGA